The following proteins are co-located in the Clostridiales bacterium genome:
- a CDS encoding PTS sugar transporter subunit IIC — MSITQILLIALVVLILEWVEIWFAYPMVNTPLVLCPIIGLIMGDLNTGIVAGATLQLVFMGAMGIGGTLPADSTLGAVIGTALAISMDRSVEVVLTFAVPIAALGSFLTLLVYIVHGFFNPMVERFCEKGNARGIEWLHFLIAFLSGLPKAIVTFSALALGSGPAEKLISILPDYVSHGLNYATDLIPAVGIALLLRMMWSRKMAVFYFAGFLLAAYLKMPIMGVAAFGIIVAVVLALEERGARLESPAIAKNAEEELFND, encoded by the coding sequence ATGTCCATCACGCAAATCTTATTAATTGCTCTGGTTGTTCTGATTTTAGAATGGGTAGAAATTTGGTTCGCCTATCCGATGGTCAACACACCACTGGTTCTTTGTCCTATTATTGGTCTTATTATGGGTGATCTGAATACGGGAATTGTGGCAGGCGCCACACTTCAACTTGTATTTATGGGTGCAATGGGAATCGGCGGTACCTTGCCGGCAGATTCTACCCTTGGCGCTGTTATCGGCACCGCTCTTGCGATTTCAATGGACAGAAGCGTTGAAGTTGTTCTTACCTTTGCGGTTCCCATCGCAGCTCTAGGTTCTTTCCTGACGCTGCTGGTCTATATCGTTCACGGTTTCTTCAATCCAATGGTAGAGCGGTTTTGTGAAAAAGGCAACGCAAGGGGCATTGAATGGCTTCATTTCCTAATTGCGTTTCTCTCAGGTCTGCCAAAAGCAATTGTCACGTTCAGTGCATTGGCCCTTGGCAGCGGCCCTGCCGAAAAGCTGATCTCCATATTGCCTGATTATGTTTCCCATGGTCTCAACTATGCTACCGATCTGATTCCTGCGGTGGGTATTGCACTGCTTTTAAGAATGATGTGGTCCAGAAAGATGGCAGTGTTCTATTTTGCAGGTTTTCTGCTGGCAGCGTATCTCAAAATGCCGATTATGGGAGTTGCCGCTTTCGGTATTATTGTTGCTGTTGTCCTGGCTCTTGAGGAGAGAGGAGCTCGCCTGGAGTCTCCTGCTATAGCGAAAAATGCAGAGGAG
- a CDS encoding PTS sugar transporter subunit IIA produces the protein MAKMLISVRENPRKHANVYLLACFLLFYKAAEQTTYKKSEKRRERNMRRIILASHGSLAEGMHSAAKMILGDHHCIHAYGLDRYETSQALLEAVQREVTDAADDEILILCDIKGGSVHREMLQLLNVKEDIRIITGMNLGLLLELCVSSLDMNDPNGIDRILEAGKNDIICFDKALVASMKARKEVDSLW, from the coding sequence ATGGCTAAAATGCTCATTTCGGTAAGAGAGAACCCACGGAAGCATGCCAACGTTTATTTGTTGGCATGCTTCTTGCTTTTTTATAAAGCGGCAGAACAAACAACGTACAAGAAATCAGAAAAGAGGAGAGAACGAAATATGAGACGAATCATCTTGGCATCTCACGGAAGCCTTGCAGAAGGAATGCACAGCGCAGCAAAAATGATTCTGGGCGATCACCACTGTATCCATGCATATGGACTGGATCGATATGAAACATCGCAGGCGCTTTTGGAAGCAGTACAGAGGGAAGTCACCGATGCAGCCGATGACGAAATTCTGATACTCTGCGATATCAAAGGAGGAAGTGTTCATCGCGAAATGCTCCAGTTGCTGAATGTGAAAGAAGATATAAGAATCATCACCGGTATGAATCTCGGTCTCCTATTGGAACTTTGTGTATCCTCACTGGATATGAACGATCCGAATGGGATAGACCGTATTCTTGAAGCCGGAAAAAACGATATCATTTGCTTCGATAAAGCACTGGTCGCTTCAATGAAAGCAAGAAAGGAGGTGGATTCACTGTGGTAA
- a CDS encoding PTS sugar transporter subunit IIB, with protein MVNLLRVDARLLHGQVAVTWISNVNASSILIADDQVMGDEMAKIALKMAKPADMKLAIRSIDGAIELLNDSRSKDISIFAIVRTIEDALRLVKKTDCIQRINIGGIKKKEGSRLIAPAVYVNEEELVTLSELVDLVEEVEFRMVPSDTPRSAKSLINK; from the coding sequence GTGGTAAATCTACTGCGTGTGGACGCACGACTGCTTCATGGTCAGGTGGCGGTTACCTGGATCAGCAATGTAAATGCCTCTTCTATCCTGATTGCAGATGATCAAGTGATGGGAGATGAAATGGCAAAAATCGCACTGAAAATGGCAAAACCGGCAGATATGAAGCTGGCAATCCGTTCCATTGATGGCGCAATCGAATTGCTCAACGACTCAAGGTCAAAGGATATTTCTATTTTTGCAATTGTCCGTACTATTGAGGATGCTCTAAGGCTGGTAAAAAAAACGGACTGCATTCAACGCATCAATATTGGGGGCATTAAAAAAAAGGAGGGCTCCCGGCTAATCGCTCCGGCCGTATATGTGAACGAAGAGGAACTTGTAACATTGAGTGAACTGGTTGATCTGGTAGAGGAAGTAGAGTTTCGAATGGTTCCTTCCGATACGCCAAGGTCTGCTAAGAGTCTTATTAATAAATGA